Proteins encoded in a region of the Zea mays cultivar B73 chromosome 4, Zm-B73-REFERENCE-NAM-5.0, whole genome shotgun sequence genome:
- the LOC100277723 gene encoding Putative protease Do-like 14-like precursor — translation MLLRVGRRAALLLAATAAFSRLRDPDTAVYVSASPPQPPRQAFSSSAAAEGLRSGTCLFSPYLLPYPFQGFPVLNTFTSASVSPANNGDQGSDGSSGDPRCCPACLGRNSIAKAASAVGPAVVNISSMHDMHGWVNEQSIGSGTIIDPDGTILTCAHVVADFQSTKAIVRRKVSVTLQDGREFEGVVLNADRLSDIAVVKIKSMTPLPAARLGSSSQLQPGDWVVALGCPLSLQNTVTAGIVSCVDRKSSDLGLGGLRREYLQTDCAINQGNSGGPLVNLDGEIIGVNVMKVRNADGLSFAVPIDSVIKIVDNFNKNGRVVRPWLGLKMLDLNPMIIAQLKEKSSTFPDVRKGVLVPMVTPASPAEQAGFRPGDVVVEFGGKPVESIKEIIDIMGDKVGIPFKVLVKRANNVTVTLTVIPEEADASR, via the exons ATGCTCCTCCGCGTCGGCCGCCGGGCCGCGCTCCTCCTAGCCGCAACCGCCGCCTTCTCGCGCCTCCGCGATCCCGACACAGCCGTCTACGTTTCGGCCTCCCCGCCGCAGCCGCCACGCCAGGCCTTttcctcctccgccgccgccgagGGCCTCCGCTCCGGCACCTGCCTCTTCTCCCCGTATCTGCTCCCATATCCGTTCCAAG GGTTCCCAGTACTGAATACCTTCACGTCTGCATCGGTTTCACCTGCTAACAATGGCGACCAAGGTTCTGACGGAAGCTCTGGTGATCCAAGATGCTGCCCAGCGTGTCTAGGCAGGAATTCGATTGCCAAGGCGGCATCTGCAGTTGGTCCTGCTGTTGTAAACATTTCTTCTATGCATG atatgcatggatgggtaAACGAGCAGAGCATTGGATCTGGAACTATAATAGATCCAGATGGGACTATATTGACATGTGCGCATGTTGTTGCAGATTTTCAAAGCACAAAAGCAATTGTGAGGAGAAAG GTTAGTGTGACTTTACAAGATGGTCGTGAATTTGAAGGTGTTGTCCTTAATGCTGACCGCCTGTCTGACATTGCCGTTGTGAAGATTAAGTCGATGACCCCTTTACCTGCTGCCAGGCTTGGATCATCATCTCAACTTCAGCCAGGTGACTGGGTTGTTGCTCTGGGCTGTCCACTTTCTCTTCAGAACACAGTTACAGCTGGTATTGTCAG CTGTGTTGACCGGAAAAGCAGTGATCTGGGTCTTGGAGGATTACGAAGGGAGTATCTTCAAACAGATTGTGCTATTAATCAG GGAAATTCTGGAGGACCTCTTGTTAACCTTGATGGTGAGATTATTGGAGTTAATGTGATGAAAGTTCGTAATGCTGATGGTTTGAGCTTTGCAGTACCAATTGACTCTGTCATTAAAATAGTAGATAACTTTAACAAAAATGG GAGAGTTGTAAGGCCATGGCTTGGTTTAAAGATGCTTGACCTGAACCCCATGATCATTGCACAGCTCAAAGAAAAGTCAAGTACTTTTCCAGACGTAAGAAAAGGGGTGCTTGTTCCTATG GTTACACCAGCATCTCCAGCTGAACAAGCAGGGTTTCGTCCTGGGGATGTGGTTGTCGAATTTGGTGGCAAACCAGTTGAGAGCATCAAAGAG ATAATTGATATCATGGGGGACAAGGTCGGGATACCATTTAAAGTTCTTGTTAAAAGAGCGAACAATGTGACAGTGACATTAACTGTGATACCGgaggaggcagatgccagcagatAG